Proteins from one Setaria italica strain Yugu1 chromosome V, Setaria_italica_v2.0, whole genome shotgun sequence genomic window:
- the LOC101767079 gene encoding LOW QUALITY PROTEIN: alpha-glucosidase 2-like (The sequence of the model RefSeq protein was modified relative to this genomic sequence to represent the inferred CDS: deleted 1 base in 1 codon; substituted 1 base at 1 genomic stop codon), with translation MTGGGSSSTRRAAAAARSRGRPSDASEPEPDARRAAAAAAAARRRGRGDHGPLRLMYVSTRTLALLGIVSFALASVAFVTYTGGWWEEVETEGAATLRTVMRSVTPLSAPRMMDLPQFQGDHKESLYWGTYRPNVYLGIRSRTPLSLIAGLMWIGLKNGQYFLRHVCQDSDELSTYGWTAHNGRDYGHQMLVDHGLLLTTSFLKEKGEGSGYGGDWAVRLGANSERSSLNDAQGSTTHLFFYIADESGKSITMASHVPSSRGPVLLASGSHDEIGDWELYLRSEDGLEIHRAGFKSMSMHNLSDLVQQAVATNAMQTGNLNLPDMTEDSSNIMTYQVSIKTPAQIDIVFLSGSASKNPKIEERISKLTGPMLSARLESKQKEFEERYDQIFNVNNKIDSKELSVGRAALSNLLGGVGYFYGQSKIALPKGFTQKNADKYIPYWPAALYTAVPSRSFFPRGFLWDEGFHQLVIWRWDVHISMDIIGHWLDLLNSDGWIPREQILGAEALSKVPEEFVLQYPSNGNPPTLFLAIRDLASGIHAKQFSGDEAEKISSFLERAYIRLNSWFQWFNSTQSGKYEGTFYWHGRDNMTTRELNPKTLTSGLDDYPRASHPNDEERHVDLRCWMLLATNCIRSIAEFLKMDSALEKDYYKMSNQLSDFRTLNKLHLDDKIGAYFDYGNHTEKVRLRWYDVQDKDTMRRELLRETLQPPQLQLVPHVGYVSLFPFMMGAIPHESWVLDKQLDLISNTSILWTDYGLRSLSRTSSIYMKRNTEHDPPYWRGAIWINMNYMILSALHHYANGKPLELAALSPLQISMLALRIRLXFTVEDGPYKGRAGELYDKLRSNLIRNIVQNYHETGFFWENYDQNNKGKGKGARSFTGWTSLLVLIMAESYPTLHRPPAVDLFDARVSAITEDASTPANHRPADGRHSAKPAGGGGGGMGAPSSRAVALGAAFLLLLVALPSAFLYLTSFAGPAASRAALLNLKPFSARCPPSAAAPPLRVFMYDLPPRFHVAMMTGAADASNATAGPFPAWPPSAGGIKRQHSVEYWMMASLQDGGGGGGGGGGVGSERREAVRVRDPDDAEAFFVPFFSSLSFNVHGRNMTDPDTEADRLLQVELMDILWKSKYWQRSAGRDHVIPMHHPNAFRFLRNMVNASILIVADFGRYTKELASLRKDVVAPYVHVVASFIDDDAPDPFEARHTLLFFRGRTVRKDEGKIRAKLANILKGKDGVRFENSFATGDGIKISTEGMRSSKFCLHPAGDTPSSCRLFDAIVSHCVPVIVSSRIELPFEDEIDYSEFSLFFSVEEALRPDYLLNQLRQIPKKKWMEMWLKLKNVSRHYEFQHPPREGDAVNMIWRQVRHKIPAVNLAIHRNRRLKIPDWWG, from the exons TTCCAAGGTGATCACAAGGAAAGCTTGTATTGGGGTACTTACAGACCAAATGTGTATCTTGGAATTCGTTCAAG AACTCCTCTGTCTCTAATTGCTGGATTGATGTGGATTGGCTTGAAAAATGGACAATATTTTCTTCGTCATGTTTGCCAAGATTCTGATGAGCTGAGCACATATGGGTGGACAGCTCACAATGGTAGGGATTATGGACATCAAATGCTAGTTGATCATGGCCTACTCTTGACTACTAGTTTTCTGAAAGAGAAAGGGGAGGGCAGTGGTTATGGTGGAGACTGGGCAGTTCGATTGGGTGCTAACAGTGAGAG GTCTAGTTTAAATGATGCTCAAGGAAGCACCACACACCTGTTTTTCTACATTGCTGACGAAAGCGGAAAGTCGATCACTATGGCCTCACATGTACCTTCATCAAGAGGCCCTGTTCTTTTGGCATCTGGGTCGCACGATGAGATTGGTGATTGGGAATTGTACTTGAGATCTGAG GACGGTTTGGAAATTCATAGAGCTGGATTCAAATCAATGAGCATGCATAATCTGAGTGACCTAGTACAACAGGCCGTTGCTACTAAT GCAATGCAAACTGGGAACCTTAACTTGCCAGACATGACTGAAGATTCATCAAATATAATGACCTATCAG GTTTCCATAAAGACTCCTGCTCAAATAGACATAGTATTCTTGTCAGGGTCTGCCTCAAAGAATCCAAAGATTGAAGAGCGGATTAGCAAGCTAACAG GTCCCATGCTGAGCGCCCGTCTTGAatcaaaacaaaaggaatttGAAGAGAGATATGATCAAATATTCAATGTAAATAATAAG ATTGACTCCAAAGAATTATCTGTTGGTAGAGCTGCCTTGTCAAATCTTCTTGGTGGTGTTGGCTACTTCTATGGGCAGTCCAAAATTGCGCTTCCGAAAGGTTTTACA CAAAAGAATGCGGATAAATACATTCCATATTGGCCAGCTGCGTTATATACAGCTGTTCCCAGCCGCTCATTCTTTCCAAGGGGATTTCTGTGGGATGAGGGCTTCCATCAATTAGTCATTTG GCGTTGGGATGTGCATATATCTATGGATATCATTGGACATTGGTTAGATCTGCTTAATTCAGATGGATGGATTCCTAGGGAGCAAATCTTAGGAGCTGAAGCTTTAAG TAAAGTTCCTGAGGAGTTTGTTCTGCAGTACCCTTCCAATGGTAACCCTCCAACTTTATTTCTCGCGATACGTG ATTTGGCAAGTGGAATACATGCAAAACAGTTTTCAGGCGATGAAGCTGAAAAGATTTCTTCTTTCCTTGAAAGGGCTTATATACGGCTGAATTCTTGGTTCCAGTGGTTCAACAGTACACAATCAG GTAAATACGAAGGCACCTTCTATTGGCATGGAAGAGACAACATGACAACAAGGGAGTTGAACCCAAag ACGTTGACATCTGGATTGGATGACTATCCTCGTGCATCTCACCCTAATGATGAAGAACGCCATGTTGACCTTCGTTGTTGGATGCTTCTAGCTACAAACTGCATTCGTTCAATTGCAGAGTTTCTTAAAATGGACAGCGCTCTTGAGAAG GATTACTATAAGATGTCAAATCAACTTTCAGATTTTAGAACGCTTAACAAG TTGCACTTGGATGACAAAATTGGCGCTTATTTCGACTATGGTAACCATACTGAAAAG GTCCGACTGAGATGGTATGATGTCCAAGATAAGGATACTATGAGACGAGAGCTCTTGCGAGAAACATTACAACCCCCTCAGCTGCAATTAGTACCCCATGTTGGTTATGTCAGTCTCTTCCCATTCATGATGGGGGCTATTCCACAT GAATCATGGGTTCTTGACAAGCAGCTCGATCTAATATCTAATACCTCTATATTGTGGACAGATTACGGCCTTCGGTCACTTTCTAGAACAAG TTCAATATATATGAAGCGTAATACAGAGCATGATCCCCCATATTGGAGAGGTGCCATTTGGATAAACATGAACTACATGATTCTTTCAGCACTGCATCACTATGCAAATGGTAAGCCTCTTGAATTGGCTGCTTTATCCCCTCTGCAAATCTCTATGTTGGCACTAAGA ATAAGATTGTGATTTACTGTAGAGGATGGCCCGTACAAGGGAAGGGCAGGAGAATTGTACGACAAGCTAAGATCAAATCTTATCCG GAACATCGTGCAGAATTACCATGAAACTGGATTCTTCTGGGAAAACTATGACCAGAACAACAAAGGAAAGGGAAAGGGTGCACGGTCGTTTACTGGATGGACTTCACTTCTTGTTCTGATCATGGCAGAGTCCTACCCAACATTGCATAG GCCGCCTGCAGTTGATCTCTTTGATGCACGCGTCAGCGCCATTACGGAGGATGCTAGTACT CCAGCCAACCACCGTCCCGCGGACGGCAGGCACAGTGCgaagccggcgggcggcggcggcggcggcatgggggCGCCTAGCAGCCGCGCGGTGGCCCTGGGCGCGGCCTtcctgctgctcctcgtcgCGCTGCCCTCCGCCTTCCTCTACCTCACCTCCTTCGCCGGCCCCgcggcctcccgcgccgcgctcCTCAACCTCAAGCCCTTCTCCGCCAGGTGCCCGCCCTCCGCGGCGGCCCCGCCGCTCCGCGTCTTCATGTACGACCTGCCCCCGCGCTTCCACGTCGCCATGATGAcgggcgccgccgacgcctccaACGCCACGGCGGGGCCGTTCCCCGCGTGGCCGCCGTCGGCGGGCGGGATCAAGCGGCAGCACAGCGTGGAGTACTGGATGATGGCGTCGCTGCAGgacgggggaggcggagggggagggggagggggagtgggatcggagaggagggaggcggtCAGGGTGCGGGATCCCGACGATGCCGAAGCATTCTTCgtgcccttcttctcctcgctcAGCTTCAACGTGCACGGCCGCAACATGACCGACCCCGACACCGAGGCCGACCGCCTCCTGCAG GTTGAACTTATGGACATTCTATGGAAGTCTAAATATTGGCAAAGATCTGCAGGCCGTGACCATGTGATTCCCATGCATCACCCCAACGCTTTCAGATTCCTGCGAAATATGGTGAATGCATCTATTCTTATAGTTGCAGATTTTGGGAGATACACAAAGGAACTGGCTTCCTTGAGGAAAGATGTTGTAGCACCATATGTGCATGTTGTGGCTTCCTTCATTGATGATGATGCACCTGATCCATTTGAGGCTCGTCATACACTGCTTTTCTTTCGAGGCCGTACTGTCAGGAAAGAT GAAGGGAAGATCCGGGCAAAACTTGCAAATATATTAAAAGGAAAGGATGGTGTGCGCTTTGAGAATAGCTTTGCCACCGGTGACGGCATTAAAATA TCTACAGAAGGTATGCGGTCATCAAAGTTTTGTCTTCACCCTGCTGGGGACACTCCTTCCTCGTGCCGCCTGTTTGATGCCATTGTCAGTCACTGTGTTCCTGTGATTGTGAGCAGTCGCATAGAGCTCCCTTTTGAAGATGAGATTGATTACAGTGAATTCTCCCTTTTCTTCTCAGTTGAAGAAGCTCTAAGACCTGATTACTTGCTCAATCAACTCAGGCAGATCCCCAAAAAGAAGTGGATGGAGATGTGGTTGAAGCTAAAAAATGTATCTCGCCACTATGAATTCCAGCATCCCCCCAGGGAAGGTGATGCTGTGAATATGATATGGCGGCAGGTGAGGCACAAAATCCCTGCAGTTAATCTAGCTATTCACAGGAATAGAAGACTAAAAATTCCAGACTGGTGGGGATAA